The genome window AATGGCAACCCCAAACAAGAGGCCAATAGAGTCTGCTAACGATCGTATCGTCTATCGAGAGTTTGGTACTGATAGTGTGTCAGCAGCAACAGAGCAGAAATCATTGCCGGTTTTACCTCGGCAGCAAACCCTGCGCATTCGAGTAGAGCGCAAGGGCCGAGGTGGCAAGACGGTTTCTGTGATTGAAGGCCTGCAATTACCCTCTGCTTCTCTAGCAATACTGCTCAAACAACTGAAAAGCCACTGTGGAAGTGGAGGCACAGCTAAGGATGGAACAATAGAACTGCAAGGTGACCACCGACAAAAACTGGCTCTCTGGCTAGAGCAACGAGGGTACGTCGTTAAGCTAAGTGGAAAATAGCATCCTGCTGAATTAAAAATAGAATATATTCAAGAAAGTGAATATGCGATCGTATGGCTCTATCACATGCTTTACTGTCATTGCTGCTGCATCAGCCGAGCAGTGGCTATGATCTAGCG of Cyanobacteriota bacterium contains these proteins:
- a CDS encoding translation initiation factor, with the protein product MATPNKRPIESANDRIVYREFGTDSVSAATEQKSLPVLPRQQTLRIRVERKGRGGKTVSVIEGLQLPSASLAILLKQLKSHCGSGGTAKDGTIELQGDHRQKLALWLEQRGYVVKLSGK